A genome region from Glycine max cultivar Williams 82 chromosome 5, Glycine_max_v4.0, whole genome shotgun sequence includes the following:
- the LOC102668474 gene encoding uncharacterized protein, giving the protein MSDQESIGEFFSRILAITNQMNAYGYKQSDLGIIDKVLRTLIPRFDHIVVAIKQGQDLEEIKIEELHGILEAQEIKLNERNLQRSVEQPMQAQTTKGNNYDVGKNKKGKGKWKNNKWKGSGCSNHMTGHREWFVSIDDKVKSKIKFAGNNFVTVEGIRKLLEKGYSMQMKDNQLKMFEGNRRLILKTPLSRNRTFKIGIHIAEFQCLAASISDESWM; this is encoded by the exons ATGAGTGATCAAGAAAGCATTGGTGAGTTCTTTTCTCGAATCTTGgcaattacaaatcaaatgaatgCTTATGGTTACAAACAATCAGACTTGGGGATCATTGACAAGGTATTAAGAACCTTGATACCAAGATTCGATCATATAGTGGTGGCAATTAAGCAAGGCCAGGATCTTGAAGAAATAAAGATTGAAGAACTGCACGGAATACTTGAAGCTCAAGAGATTAAGCTCAATGAAAGAAACTTACAAAGATCAGTTGAGCAACCTATGCAAGCCCAAACAACCAAAGGGAACAATTATGATGTTGGCAAGAATaagaagggaaagggaaagTGGAAGAACAATAAGTGGAAGGGGTCAG GCTGTTCCAATCACATGACTGGACATAGAGAGTGGTTTGTAAGCATTGATGATAAGGTGAAGAGCAAGATCAAGTTTGCAGGTAACAATTTTGTAACTGTAGAAGGCATTAGAAAG TTGCTAGAAAAAGGCTACTCAATGCAGATGAAAGACAACCAACTGAAGATGTTTGAGGGCAATAGGAGGTTGATTCTAAAGACCCCTTTGTCAAGAAACAGAACATTCAAGATTGGAATTCATATTGCAGAATTTCAATGCTTGGCTGCTTCTATAAGTGATGAAAGTTGGATGTGA